One stretch of Juglans microcarpa x Juglans regia isolate MS1-56 chromosome 3D, Jm3101_v1.0, whole genome shotgun sequence DNA includes these proteins:
- the LOC121255732 gene encoding NADPH-dependent aldehyde reductase-like protein, chloroplastic, whose product MSGEITRKTASPSSRLDGRVAIVTGASRGIGREIAVHLHSLGARVVINYASSSTKAELLASELNASSAQPRSAIAVGADVSDPDQVKLLFERTEQEFGSQIQILVNCAGVLDPKYPTLANTTVEEWDRTFNVNTKGAFLCCREAVNRLARGGGGRIITISTSVVGSLLPGYAAYAASKAAVETMMKIVAKELKGTGITANCVAPGPVATELFFAGKTEETIKRLVDGCPLGRLGEPKDVTQVVGFLASDAGEWINGQIIRVNGGFVV is encoded by the coding sequence ATGTCTGGGGAAATCACGAGGAAAACTGCTTCCCCTTCTTCGCGACTCGATGGTCGGGTTGCAATCGTAACCGGTGCTTCGCGTGGCATTGGCCGTGAAATCGCCGTCCACCTCCACTCCCTCGGTGCAAGGGTTGTGATCAATTATGCTTCAAGCTCAACAAAAGCAGAGCTTCTAGCATCAGAGCTCAATGCCTCCTCAGCTCAGCCTCGATCTGCAATTGCAGTTGGAGCAGATGTTTCGGACCCAGATCAGGTAAAGCTGCTATTTGAAAGAACCGAACAAGAATTCGGATCGCAAATCCAGATTCTTGTAAACTGTGCTGGGGTGCTGGATCCAAAGTACCCAACATTAGCCAATACAACGGTGGAGGAATGGGATAGGACATTTAATGTGAACACAAAAGGAGCATTCTTGTGCTGTAGAGAGGCTGTTAATCGGTTGGCACGTGGAGGGGGTGGAAGAATCATCACGATATCAACATCGGTTGTGGGATCACTTCTACCAGGGTATGCAGCGTACGCAGCCTCCAAGGCAGCTGTAGAGACGATGATGAAAATAGTGGCGAAGGAGTTGAAGGGAACGGGAATAACTGCGAATTGTGTAGCACCAGGGCCTGTAGCAACCGAGTTGTTCTTTGCGGGTAAAACCGAGGAAACGATCAAGAGGTTGGTGGATGGCTGTCCTCTCGGCCGACTCGGGGAACCCAAGGATGTGACTCAGGTTGTGGGATTTTTGGCGAGTGATGCTGGGGAGTGGATTAATGGCCAGATCATTCGGGTGAATGGTGGATTTGTTGTTTAG